The following are from one region of the Arcobacter defluvii genome:
- the potA gene encoding spermidine/putrescine ABC transporter ATP-binding protein PotA produces the protein MNKKLFTLKDLCKDYENTPILKNINLDIYEGEFLTLLGPSGCGKTTILRLLAGFENPNSGEIILQEKNINNIPPEEREINTVFQSYALFPHMTIFDNVAFGLKMKKTPKDEIKKEVENALTMVKLSKHSHKKPHELSGGQQQRVAIARAVVNKPLILLLDESLSALDYKLRKEMQIELKMLQRKLGITFLFVTHDQEEALSMSDRIVVMNKGKIEQIGTPKEIYEDPKNLFVAQFIGEANCFETKIIEQQDGLMSLQYYEKIFHLKSKKILTNYCTILIRPEDFRVEKNLEDVKTNNYFVGELENIIYKGTTIDLLVKLEDGKEVIASEFYNEDSDALGYAIGSKLYLYWVDGWEVLLGHE, from the coding sequence ATGAACAAAAAATTGTTTACGCTAAAAGATTTATGCAAAGATTATGAAAATACTCCAATTTTAAAAAATATAAATCTAGATATTTATGAAGGAGAATTTCTTACTCTTTTAGGTCCTAGTGGTTGTGGGAAAACAACTATTTTAAGACTTTTAGCTGGATTTGAGAATCCAAATAGTGGTGAAATTATTTTACAAGAAAAAAATATAAATAATATACCACCAGAAGAAAGAGAAATAAACACTGTATTTCAAAGTTATGCTCTTTTCCCACATATGACTATTTTTGACAATGTTGCTTTTGGATTAAAGATGAAAAAAACTCCAAAAGATGAAATAAAAAAAGAGGTAGAAAATGCCCTTACAATGGTTAAATTATCGAAACATTCTCATAAAAAACCACACGAATTAAGTGGAGGTCAACAACAACGAGTTGCAATTGCAAGAGCAGTTGTAAATAAACCTTTAATTTTATTATTAGATGAATCACTTAGTGCTCTTGATTATAAACTTAGAAAAGAGATGCAAATTGAACTTAAAATGCTACAAAGAAAACTTGGAATTACTTTTTTATTTGTAACTCATGATCAAGAAGAAGCTCTTTCTATGTCAGATAGAATTGTAGTTATGAATAAGGGAAAAATTGAACAAATAGGAACTCCAAAAGAGATATATGAAGACCCTAAAAATCTTTTTGTTGCGCAATTTATTGGTGAAGCAAATTGTTTTGAAACAAAAATAATAGAACAACAAGATGGTCTTATGAGTCTTCAATACTATGAAAAAATTTTTCATTTAAAATCAAAAAAGATTTTGACAAATTATTGTACGATACTTATAAGACCTGAAGATTTTAGAGTTGAAAAAAATCTTGAAGATGTTAAAACAAACAACTATTTTGTAGGAGAATTAGAAAATATTATTTACAAAGGTACAACTATCGACCTTTTGGTGAAACTTGAAGATGGAAAAGAAGTTATTGCAAGTGAATTTTACAATGAAGATAGTGATGCGTTAGGTTATGCAATTGGTTCAAAACTTTATTTGTATTGGGTTGATGGATGGGAGGTACTTTTAGGACATGAATAA
- a CDS encoding ABC transporter permease subunit: MNKLSLFSKISIFFIVFWLLVFALFPNLLVIGSSFLTKGENEFLIFTPSLQSYIKLFDPIYLSVFLDSIYLAVGTTFFALILAYPFAYIIATTAKKYKFLLLLLVIIPFWTSSLVRTYALIAILKTKGLLNAFLLTIGIINEPLEIMYTQTAVFIGMVYTLLPFMILPLYVSIEKIDFKLIEAAKDLGASKYNIFKTIIIPLSLPGIIAGCTLVFLPSLGMFFIPDILGGAKELIFGSFIRNQFLLFRDWPFGSAASVVLLLMMFILLALLAKSQKTTPKPFYKE, translated from the coding sequence ATGAATAAACTATCTTTATTTTCTAAAATATCAATATTTTTTATTGTTTTTTGGCTTTTAGTTTTTGCATTATTTCCTAATTTACTTGTAATAGGAAGTAGTTTTTTAACAAAAGGTGAAAATGAATTTTTAATCTTTACTCCTAGTTTACAAAGTTATATAAAACTTTTTGATCCTATTTATTTATCTGTATTTTTGGATTCAATTTATTTAGCAGTTGGAACTACATTTTTTGCACTTATTTTAGCTTATCCTTTTGCATATATTATTGCAACTACAGCAAAAAAATATAAATTTTTACTTCTTTTACTTGTGATTATTCCTTTTTGGACAAGTTCACTTGTAAGAACTTACGCCCTAATTGCGATACTAAAAACAAAAGGTTTATTAAATGCTTTTTTATTAACTATTGGAATTATAAATGAACCTTTAGAGATTATGTATACCCAAACAGCCGTTTTTATAGGAATGGTGTATACCCTCCTTCCATTTATGATTTTACCTTTATATGTTTCAATTGAAAAAATTGATTTTAAACTAATTGAAGCAGCAAAAGATTTAGGAGCTTCAAAATATAATATTTTTAAAACAATAATTATTCCTTTATCACTTCCTGGAATTATTGCAGGTTGTACTTTAGTATTTTTACCCTCACTTGGAATGTTCTTTATTCCTGATATTTTAGGTGGAGCAAAAGAGTTGATTTTTGGAAGTTTTATAAGAAATCAATTTTTATTATTTAGAGATTGGCCTTTTGGTTCTGCTGCTAGTGTTGTTTTACTTTTAATGATGTTCATTTTATTGGCACTTTTAGCAAAATCACAAAAAACAACACCAAAGCCTTTTTATAAAGAATAA
- a CDS encoding IS110 family transposase, giving the protein MYYVGIDIAKNFHVVTIIDDSEKKITTKPIRVTNCIDGFSKFIVKLEAISSNPNDFIIGLEATGIYGENLLEFLNAHGFNVKLLNPFQTTRYREQHTMKKVKNDNIDSWIIALFLKDGKFSSGYVTDDEYQSLRTLYRNRASIQSDMKEVKKRIITQVTVTFPELENFIDIFSITGLALLDKYPTAHHYKHSSVDRILKIFRHIQGNSFNSEKALKVLELAKNSIYSGKAKDARAIAIKSSIRLLKIYQDELSILEDEILALLENNGIKEEKDVPTNSLIENLKTIPGVSSKTIAAVISECGDLSRFTTPIKFIGYLGLFPTENSSGNSKSTGHLSRRGSSLAKHALYMASVSCMIHNKELKQYYDTKKSQGKSKQEGLIAVSRKLATIIYSIFRYNTPYDPARVFSKS; this is encoded by the coding sequence ATGTATTATGTTGGAATTGATATTGCTAAAAATTTTCATGTTGTTACTATCATTGATGATAGTGAGAAAAAAATTACTACTAAACCTATAAGGGTTACAAATTGTATTGATGGATTTTCAAAGTTTATTGTTAAACTTGAAGCTATCTCATCAAATCCAAACGATTTTATAATTGGTCTTGAAGCAACTGGAATTTATGGTGAAAATCTTTTAGAGTTTTTAAATGCTCATGGGTTTAATGTTAAACTATTAAATCCATTTCAAACAACCAGATATAGAGAACAACACACAATGAAAAAAGTAAAAAATGACAATATTGATTCTTGGATTATTGCACTCTTCCTAAAAGATGGCAAATTTAGTTCAGGTTATGTAACTGATGATGAATATCAAAGTTTAAGAACTTTGTATCGTAATCGTGCTTCTATTCAATCAGATATGAAAGAGGTAAAAAAACGAATTATTACTCAAGTAACAGTTACATTTCCCGAACTTGAAAATTTTATTGATATATTTAGTATCACAGGACTTGCACTTTTGGATAAATATCCAACTGCACATCATTATAAACATAGTAGTGTTGATAGAATACTTAAGATATTTAGACATATTCAAGGAAATAGCTTTAATAGTGAAAAAGCCCTAAAAGTTTTAGAACTTGCAAAAAATTCTATCTATTCTGGTAAAGCCAAAGATGCAAGAGCCATAGCTATTAAAAGTTCTATTAGACTTCTTAAAATCTATCAAGATGAGTTATCTATTTTAGAAGATGAAATATTAGCTTTACTTGAAAACAATGGTATTAAAGAAGAAAAAGATGTTCCAACTAATTCATTGATTGAGAACTTAAAAACTATTCCAGGTGTTTCATCTAAAACTATTGCTGCAGTTATTAGTGAATGTGGTGATTTATCAAGATTTACAACACCTATTAAATTTATAGGGTATCTTGGACTATTTCCAACAGAAAATAGTTCAGGTAATTCTAAATCAACAGGTCATTTAAGTCGTAGAGGTTCATCACTAGCAAAACATGCTCTTTATATGGCAAGTGTAAGTTGTATGATACACAATAAAGAGCTCAAGCAATATTATGATACTAAAAAATCTCAAGGAAAATCTAAACAAGAAGGACTTATTGCTGTTTCAAGAAAACTAGCAACTATTATCTATTCCATTTTTAGATACAACACCCCTTATGATCCAGCTCGTGTTTTTTCTAAGTCATAA
- the potC gene encoding spermidine/putrescine ABC transporter permease PotC, with amino-acid sequence MRKVYASFIYFLLYLPIGVLIIYSFNSSKYSVEWKGFTLKWYESLLNQSALLEAAWHSISVAFVSAIIATILGTLGALTLYRYDFFGKKFMQSLVYVLIMSPEIVMGISLLMLFVFISLPLGFFTLLIAHITFCLPFVIVTVMARLNGFDKNIIEAAKDLGASEFTTFKTIILPNVIPAIVSGFLLSLTLSLDDVVISFFVTGPDYEILPLKIYSMVRLGVKPEINALCTIMFIFTLIMILFSQILIKEKK; translated from the coding sequence ATGAGAAAAGTTTATGCAAGTTTTATCTATTTTCTTTTATATTTACCAATTGGTGTTTTGATTATTTACTCTTTTAACTCTTCAAAATACAGTGTTGAATGGAAAGGTTTTACTTTAAAATGGTATGAAAGTTTATTAAATCAATCTGCACTTTTAGAAGCTGCTTGGCATTCTATAAGTGTAGCTTTTGTATCAGCAATAATAGCTACAATTTTAGGAACTTTAGGAGCACTGACACTATATAGATATGATTTTTTTGGTAAAAAATTTATGCAATCCTTAGTTTACGTTCTTATTATGTCACCTGAAATTGTAATGGGAATTTCACTTTTAATGCTATTTGTTTTTATTTCACTTCCTTTAGGATTTTTTACTCTTTTAATAGCTCATATTACATTTTGTCTTCCCTTTGTAATAGTTACTGTAATGGCTAGATTAAATGGTTTTGATAAAAATATTATTGAAGCTGCAAAAGATTTAGGAGCAAGTGAATTTACAACTTTTAAAACTATTATTTTGCCAAATGTAATCCCCGCAATTGTTTCAGGATTTTTATTAAGTTTAACTCTCTCTCTTGATGATGTTGTTATTAGCTTTTTTGTGACAGGTCCTGATTATGAGATTTTACCACTTAAAATTTACTCTATGGTGAGACTTGGAGTAAAACCTGAAATAAACGCACTTTGTACAATCATGTTTATTTTCACATTGATTATGATATTATTTTCACAAATTTTGATTAAGGAGAAAAAATGA
- a CDS encoding ABC transporter substrate-binding protein yields the protein MKSIFMIISLVISLFASEKVLYVYNWSEYMPESVLENFTKETGIKVKYSTYDSNEAMYAKVKTAGNSGYDIIVPSTYFVNKMSKEGLLEKIDKSKLPNYKNLDSKLLSKPFDPNNNYSIPYLWGSTGISYNTSLVKEDINSWKNLWNPVYKNSILLNDDMREVFGMALKVLGYSANSTNPKEIEEAFNKLKELLPNVKMFYSESQKQVYLNEEVKLGMNFNGEGFMANEENENIKYIYPKEGALLWIDSLVIPKGAKNIDNAHIFINYLLKPEVSKIISEEIGYPSPNAKTLELLDEKTRNNRIIYPNEEDLKNSEFQTDVGEVLPTYEKYWEMLKTSN from the coding sequence ATGAAATCCATTTTTATGATTATTTCCCTTGTAATTTCCCTATTTGCAAGTGAAAAAGTTCTTTATGTTTATAACTGGTCTGAGTATATGCCTGAATCTGTTTTAGAAAACTTTACAAAAGAGACAGGAATCAAAGTAAAATATTCAACTTATGATTCAAATGAAGCAATGTATGCAAAAGTAAAAACTGCTGGAAACTCTGGTTATGATATTATCGTTCCATCTACTTATTTTGTAAATAAAATGAGTAAAGAAGGTTTATTAGAAAAAATTGATAAATCAAAACTTCCAAACTATAAAAATCTTGATTCAAAACTTTTATCAAAACCTTTTGATCCAAATAATAACTATTCTATTCCTTACTTATGGGGAAGTACAGGTATTAGTTATAATACTTCATTAGTAAAAGAAGATATTAATTCTTGGAAAAATCTATGGAATCCAGTATATAAAAATTCTATTTTATTAAATGATGATATGAGAGAAGTTTTTGGAATGGCACTTAAAGTTTTGGGATATTCAGCAAACTCAACAAATCCTAAAGAAATAGAAGAGGCTTTCAATAAACTAAAAGAACTTTTACCAAATGTAAAAATGTTTTATTCAGAATCTCAAAAACAAGTTTATCTAAATGAAGAGGTAAAATTAGGGATGAACTTCAATGGTGAAGGATTTATGGCAAATGAAGAGAATGAAAATATAAAATATATTTATCCAAAAGAAGGAGCACTTTTATGGATAGATTCATTGGTTATTCCAAAAGGTGCAAAAAATATTGATAATGCTCATATTTTTATAAACTATTTATTAAAACCTGAAGTATCTAAAATAATAAGTGAAGAGATAGGTTATCCTTCTCCAAATGCAAAAACTCTTGAACTTTTAGATGAGAAAACAAGAAACAATAGAATCATCTATCCAAATGAAGAAGATTTAAAAAACAGTGAATTTCAAACAGATGTTGGTGAAGTTTTACCTACATATGAAAAATACTGGGAAATGTTAAAAACTTCTAACTAA
- a CDS encoding L,D-transpeptidase — MIKKFFFFFLIFSLYLYGATNQKDSILETKEFLEKSSNYLKEQISLKKLSFDEEIFLKDFSTIGTKIFDRYTPKLSTFRKVDNLLSEMGAYDSLIIEVDSSKNLMYVKAKYDNKTKNLKTYKVSTAKKDIKKPLGVGNITSITLNPVWYPTADTIQSFKKRGIDLPKVVKGGDKLNYMGSAKINLTHKVDGKETFRIHGTLNEKTIGSYESSGCIRMKNSEVVQLVALLNEFIDFKSMDDIKVVLK, encoded by the coding sequence GTGATAAAAAAGTTTTTTTTCTTTTTTCTAATTTTTTCTCTTTATTTATATGGTGCAACTAATCAAAAAGATTCAATTTTAGAGACAAAAGAGTTTTTAGAAAAATCTTCAAATTATTTAAAAGAACAAATAAGTTTGAAAAAACTCTCTTTTGATGAAGAAATATTTTTAAAAGATTTTTCAACTATTGGAACAAAAATTTTTGATAGATATACTCCAAAATTATCTACTTTTAGAAAAGTTGATAATCTTTTATCTGAAATGGGAGCTTATGATAGTTTGATTATTGAGGTTGATTCTTCAAAAAATCTGATGTATGTAAAAGCAAAATATGATAATAAAACTAAAAATTTGAAGACTTATAAAGTCTCAACAGCAAAGAAAGATATAAAAAAACCCTTAGGTGTTGGAAATATAACTTCGATTACATTAAATCCAGTTTGGTATCCAACTGCTGATACAATACAAAGTTTTAAAAAACGAGGAATAGATTTACCAAAAGTTGTGAAAGGTGGAGATAAGCTAAATTATATGGGAAGTGCTAAGATAAATTTAACGCACAAAGTAGATGGAAAAGAGACTTTTAGAATTCATGGAACACTTAATGAAAAAACGATAGGAAGTTATGAATCAAGTGGTTGTATCAGAATGAAAAATAGTGAAGTTGTACAACTTGTTGCGCTATTAAATGAATTTATAGATTTTAAAAGTATGGATGATATAAAAGTGGTTTTAAAATAA
- a CDS encoding trans-sulfuration enzyme family protein, which translates to MTEQIETSLCHISSFAPFDDISGASHFPIYNTGTFDLKKQKGDKIYDYTRSDNPTREVLENLFTHVEGGAGCVCTHTGIACVSLLFETVLKANSQILVEADCYGGTFRLLKIFKEKYNIQVHFANFCDVDMIEHILKTHDIDLVLCESPTNPGLKIIDLEKIAQLSHKYNALFAVDNSLATFISQRPLEFGADFSLFSTTKYISGHGSVVAGAIVAKTKELSQQIHYYANAHGRSQNPMDVFLITLGIPTLKIRMREHQENSIIIAKFLEKQDYIVKVTHPALPSHPQYELARKQMQFIPGVFCVDFSSAELAEKFIENTKIFGEKCSFGSPDSRVEIPAKISHASFSKEELKAIGISDSTVRFSIGLENVEDLIKDIEQAVK; encoded by the coding sequence ATGACTGAACAAATAGAAACATCTTTATGCCATATTTCTTCTTTTGCTCCTTTTGATGATATAAGTGGTGCTTCACATTTCCCAATCTATAACACTGGAACATTTGATTTAAAAAAACAAAAAGGTGATAAAATTTATGATTATACAAGAAGTGATAATCCAACAAGAGAAGTTTTAGAAAACTTATTTACTCATGTTGAAGGTGGAGCTGGATGCGTTTGCACACATACAGGGATTGCTTGTGTTTCACTTCTTTTTGAGACAGTTTTAAAAGCAAATTCTCAAATTTTAGTTGAGGCTGATTGTTATGGTGGAACTTTCAGACTTCTTAAAATTTTTAAAGAAAAATACAATATTCAAGTACATTTTGCAAATTTTTGCGATGTTGATATGATTGAACATATTTTAAAAACTCATGATATTGATTTAGTTTTATGTGAAAGTCCTACAAATCCAGGATTGAAAATCATTGATTTAGAAAAAATAGCTCAACTATCTCATAAATATAATGCTTTATTTGCGGTTGATAATTCTCTTGCAACTTTTATAAGTCAAAGACCTTTAGAGTTTGGAGCTGATTTTTCACTTTTTTCAACTACAAAATATATAAGTGGTCACGGTAGCGTTGTTGCTGGAGCGATTGTTGCAAAAACAAAAGAGTTAAGCCAACAAATTCATTATTATGCAAATGCCCATGGAAGAAGTCAAAATCCTATGGATGTATTTTTAATAACTCTTGGTATTCCAACTTTAAAAATAAGAATGAGAGAACATCAAGAAAACTCTATAATCATTGCAAAATTTTTAGAAAAACAAGATTATATAGTAAAAGTTACACACCCTGCACTTCCAAGCCATCCTCAATATGAACTTGCACGTAAACAAATGCAGTTTATTCCTGGAGTTTTTTGTGTAGATTTTTCAAGTGCTGAATTAGCTGAAAAATTCATAGAAAATACGAAAATTTTCGGTGAAAAATGTTCATTTGGAAGTCCAGATAGTAGAGTTGAAATTCCTGCAAAAATTTCACACGCAAGTTTTTCAAAAGAAGAATTAAAAGCTATTGGAATAAGTGATAGCACAGTTAGATTTTCTATTGGTTTAGAAAATGTTGAAGATTTAATAAAAGATATAGAACAAGCAGTAAAATAA
- a CDS encoding PLP-dependent transferase codes for MNNKTFNHIPCGQTLPLNNIHAVSVSMPSLQDVIDYEEQTPEILEKITTAYPRFIIHPYLKLLANYLKEKYEVCDNYEIILLSSQKAVKAVSCRYFIHNKFEFDEPFGVIKVLKGRQYQKVLKFIQHLGYNLSSRLAQDYLYKVGRIPKLHDEELENESKAKEILISTLAKAYKQPSQNVCLNPSGMNAMYCVLKGIKNIQARNGRTVLVQLGWLYLDTMNIVNHYFEESKIFYDVTKLDLLEEFLKKDGLKVSAIITEIPTNPLVQTVDLERLKNLCNTYNIPLVIDSTFATPYNLDLNSYADIYVESLTKFACGNADVLMGAIILNQNSKISHISYEFFKHADEPYIKDIQRMAYQIKDYEKRVKKISSNTKKLVNYLQKASFIDEVFYCLSPDFRENYEKLMIDENSLCGIVSVTFKKDFRTVYDKLNFAKGPSLGTEFTLLMPYTYLAHYDLIVSQKGQKLLKQIGLPTNLLRISVGTENIEDIINEFEKINEI; via the coding sequence ATGAATAACAAAACTTTCAATCACATCCCTTGTGGGCAAACTTTACCTTTAAACAATATTCATGCAGTTTCTGTGAGTATGCCAAGTTTACAAGATGTGATTGATTACGAAGAACAAACACCTGAGATTTTAGAAAAAATTACAACAGCATATCCAAGATTTATTATTCATCCTTATTTAAAACTTTTAGCAAATTATTTAAAAGAAAAATATGAAGTTTGTGATAATTATGAAATAATTCTTTTAAGTTCTCAAAAGGCTGTAAAAGCTGTGAGTTGCAGATATTTTATACATAATAAATTTGAGTTTGATGAACCTTTTGGAGTTATAAAAGTTTTAAAAGGACGACAATATCAAAAGGTTTTAAAATTTATTCAACATCTTGGATACAACTTATCTTCAAGATTAGCACAAGATTATTTATATAAAGTTGGAAGAATCCCAAAACTCCACGATGAAGAACTTGAAAACGAATCAAAAGCAAAAGAGATTTTAATTTCAACATTAGCAAAAGCATATAAACAACCTTCACAAAATGTCTGTTTAAATCCATCTGGAATGAATGCAATGTATTGTGTTTTAAAAGGAATCAAAAATATTCAAGCAAGAAATGGAAGAACAGTTTTAGTACAACTTGGTTGGCTTTATCTTGATACTATGAATATAGTAAATCACTATTTTGAAGAGAGTAAAATCTTTTATGATGTTACAAAATTAGATTTACTTGAAGAGTTTTTGAAAAAAGATGGATTAAAAGTTTCAGCAATAATAACAGAAATTCCTACAAATCCACTCGTACAAACAGTGGATTTAGAAAGACTAAAAAATCTTTGCAATACATACAATATTCCTTTGGTTATTGATTCAACTTTTGCAACTCCATATAATCTTGATTTAAACTCTTATGCTGATATTTATGTGGAATCTTTAACAAAGTTTGCATGTGGAAATGCAGATGTTTTAATGGGTGCAATTATCTTAAATCAAAATTCAAAAATTTCACATATCTCTTATGAGTTTTTCAAACATGCAGATGAACCATACATAAAAGATATTCAAAGAATGGCTTATCAAATAAAAGATTATGAAAAAAGAGTAAAAAAAATATCTTCAAATACAAAAAAACTTGTAAATTATTTACAAAAAGCTTCTTTTATAGATGAAGTTTTTTACTGTTTAAGTCCTGATTTTAGAGAAAATTATGAAAAACTAATGATAGATGAAAATTCACTTTGTGGGATTGTTTCTGTAACTTTTAAAAAAGATTTTAGAACTGTTTATGATAAGCTAAATTTTGCAAAAGGGCCAAGTTTAGGAACTGAATTTACACTTCTGATGCCTTATACTTATCTTGCTCATTATGATTTGATAGTTTCACAAAAAGGACAAAAACTTTTAAAACAAATTGGATTGCCAACTAATCTTTTAAGAATCTCTGTTGGAACTGAAAATATAGAAGATATTATAAATGAATTTGAAAAGATAAATGAAATCTAA